A single genomic interval of Aureliella helgolandensis harbors:
- the xylB gene encoding xylulokinase, with protein MGYTIGVDIGTSGTKSLLIDSDGNILAESSATYDVLTPKPRWTEQDPEDWWNATVKTIRAVVKKSKVKAGDVKAIGLSGQMHGSVFLDKRGKVLRPALLWNDQRTVAECEEITELAGGRDELIRMVANPAMTGFTAPKILWLRNKEPKKFDRLAHVLLPKDEIRRRLTGELATEVSDASGMLLLDVRNRKWSSELLGKLQIDPELLATVYESEDVTGNLRPEIAEKLGLTTDCVVVGGAGDCAAGAVGNGIVRSGILTASLGTSGVMFIHSDEPQYDKMGRLHTFCHAVRGKWHMMGVTLSAAGSMQWFVDNVCPELAKRRGADPLLTLNAEALEVAAGAGGLLFTPYLSGERSPHVDPNARASFVGLTANHGRGHMARAVMEGVAMSLRESLEIFKSLDVPVREMRVSGGGAKSPLWRQIFADVMNQAACTINAEQGAAYGVALLAAVGAGQFKDIEEACKATIEVVQKTAPKKPHVRTYDKLFPIYQSLYGSLKNSMDALGEI; from the coding sequence GTGGGCTATACGATTGGGGTTGATATTGGAACCTCTGGAACGAAGAGTTTGCTGATTGATTCAGATGGAAATATTTTAGCGGAATCTTCTGCGACTTACGACGTTTTGACTCCCAAACCGCGTTGGACTGAGCAGGATCCTGAGGACTGGTGGAACGCCACGGTTAAAACCATCCGGGCGGTCGTCAAGAAGTCAAAGGTCAAGGCTGGAGATGTCAAAGCCATTGGGCTTTCTGGGCAAATGCACGGTTCGGTATTTCTGGACAAGAGAGGGAAAGTCCTACGCCCCGCTCTGCTCTGGAACGACCAGCGGACAGTGGCGGAGTGTGAAGAAATCACCGAATTGGCAGGAGGTCGCGACGAGCTCATTCGCATGGTGGCCAATCCAGCCATGACCGGTTTTACCGCCCCCAAGATTCTTTGGCTCAGGAACAAAGAGCCGAAGAAGTTTGATCGACTGGCACACGTTCTCCTCCCCAAGGATGAAATCCGCCGGCGACTGACCGGAGAACTGGCCACGGAGGTCAGCGACGCCAGCGGCATGCTGCTGCTTGATGTGCGCAATCGCAAGTGGTCGAGTGAATTGCTGGGGAAACTGCAGATCGACCCCGAGTTGTTGGCGACCGTTTACGAGTCGGAGGATGTCACCGGGAACCTGCGGCCCGAAATTGCCGAAAAACTAGGTCTCACCACCGATTGTGTGGTTGTGGGCGGAGCGGGGGATTGCGCCGCCGGTGCGGTCGGCAATGGCATTGTTCGCAGCGGAATCCTGACTGCTTCGTTGGGGACATCGGGGGTCATGTTCATCCATAGCGATGAACCGCAGTACGATAAAATGGGGCGGTTGCACACTTTTTGTCATGCCGTACGCGGCAAGTGGCACATGATGGGTGTCACCCTGTCGGCGGCCGGATCGATGCAATGGTTCGTGGATAATGTGTGCCCCGAGTTGGCGAAGCGACGCGGCGCCGACCCGTTGCTAACGCTTAATGCCGAGGCATTGGAAGTTGCTGCAGGGGCCGGTGGATTGCTGTTCACCCCCTATCTGTCTGGGGAGCGTTCCCCCCATGTCGATCCCAATGCGCGGGCTAGTTTTGTCGGCCTGACTGCCAATCATGGCCGAGGCCACATGGCTCGTGCCGTCATGGAGGGAGTGGCCATGAGCTTGCGAGAGAGTCTAGAGATTTTTAAATCGCTCGATGTTCCCGTGCGGGAAATGCGCGTCAGTGGTGGAGGCGCCAAGAGTCCACTGTGGCGGCAGATTTTTGCCGACGTGATGAATCAAGCTGCCTGCACGATCAATGCCGAGCAGGGGGCCGCCTATGGCGTCGCTCTGCTGGCAGCTGTGGGCGCCGGGCAGTTTAAAGACATTGAAGAGGCGTGCAAGGCGACCATCGAGGTCGTCCAGAAGACGGCTCCCAAGAAGCCCCACGTGCGGACGTACGACAAGCTCTTTCCCATTTATCAAAGTCTCTACGGTTCGCTCAAAAATTCGATGGACGCCTTGGGCGAGATTTAG
- a CDS encoding ATP-binding protein, whose protein sequence is MASFYVIRGNDNAQHFLVSGVVAKIGRGANVQIHLNDTEVSRQHALIMRAADGEHEIVDNNSSNGTFVNSRRVKRQLLRSGDRVQVGRTLMIYTSGPEPHKVSGGDAEAGSRSVASSSVEIIADSKEHELSNIRQSLESQFAVIGDSLIARESASRMRPAELSGDASDDSQPTSPVDEDSSLDGRDEWEIVFQVGQAVSRTLDLHDLLDQVLELIFQWIACDRGCIVMLDDVTSELTPVCNRDRKQANAAGTSTEALPGSERRKTRTQRIRISRTILDHILQTKEGVLTSNAQDDTRWENVESIATLGVHEAICVPMLGRYGVVGAIYVDTTMSAGVFAERQGENTFNTQHLKLMMAIASQAALAIEDTQFYRAALQSEKLAAMGQTIANLSHHVKNILQGVRGGAYLVDDGLKKGNLEVVQKGWGIVERNQERIHNLVMDMLSFSKEREPELELGDLRDLLSDVCELMETRARENGVQLLWHRPADAIRVEFDSEALHRAVLNVVTNAIDAVAELAKSEEEEQTMPDGISGEEPQATGEREASQYRVDISVHLQAKSNLVQVIVRDTGPGISPEDQRRIFAPFESNKGARGTGLGLPVSRKVLREHGGDISISSQAGRGTEFTLSWPASQTQNLGQTIEQIVPDDSP, encoded by the coding sequence ATGGCATCGTTCTATGTGATTCGCGGTAACGACAATGCCCAGCACTTCCTGGTCAGTGGGGTGGTTGCCAAGATTGGCCGCGGCGCCAATGTGCAGATCCATTTAAACGATACCGAAGTCTCCAGGCAGCATGCGCTCATCATGCGGGCTGCCGATGGAGAGCATGAGATCGTCGACAACAACAGCAGCAATGGGACGTTCGTTAACAGTCGGCGCGTGAAGCGGCAGTTGTTGCGCAGTGGAGACCGCGTGCAGGTCGGGCGGACGCTGATGATCTACACCAGTGGCCCCGAGCCGCATAAAGTTAGCGGAGGTGACGCTGAAGCCGGTAGCCGAAGTGTGGCCAGCAGCTCCGTGGAGATTATTGCGGACAGCAAGGAGCACGAACTCTCCAATATCCGGCAAAGCCTCGAAAGCCAGTTCGCGGTGATTGGCGATTCGCTCATTGCCCGTGAGTCCGCGAGCCGCATGCGTCCAGCGGAACTTTCTGGCGACGCGTCCGACGACTCCCAGCCCACTTCCCCCGTCGACGAGGATTCATCGCTTGACGGCAGGGATGAATGGGAGATCGTCTTCCAGGTGGGGCAGGCCGTTAGCCGAACCCTCGACCTTCACGACTTGCTGGATCAGGTTCTGGAGTTGATCTTCCAGTGGATCGCCTGTGATCGTGGGTGCATTGTGATGCTCGACGATGTCACCAGCGAGCTGACGCCAGTCTGCAATCGTGACCGCAAGCAAGCGAACGCTGCTGGTACATCCACCGAGGCGTTGCCCGGTAGCGAACGACGCAAGACTCGGACGCAACGCATTCGCATTAGTCGCACGATCCTTGATCATATTCTGCAAACGAAAGAGGGGGTGCTGACGAGCAATGCTCAGGACGATACGCGGTGGGAGAATGTCGAAAGCATTGCCACGCTAGGCGTGCATGAAGCGATCTGCGTCCCCATGCTTGGTCGCTATGGCGTTGTGGGGGCGATCTACGTGGACACGACGATGTCCGCCGGGGTGTTCGCGGAACGCCAGGGAGAGAATACCTTCAATACCCAGCATCTCAAACTCATGATGGCGATTGCAAGCCAAGCTGCTTTGGCCATTGAGGATACTCAGTTCTATCGTGCCGCCCTGCAGTCGGAAAAGCTGGCGGCGATGGGGCAAACGATCGCAAACCTCTCGCACCACGTCAAGAATATTTTGCAAGGCGTGCGTGGCGGAGCCTATTTGGTGGACGATGGACTCAAGAAAGGAAATTTGGAAGTTGTGCAGAAGGGGTGGGGAATCGTTGAACGCAATCAAGAGCGAATCCACAACCTGGTCATGGATATGCTCAGTTTCAGCAAGGAACGCGAACCAGAGCTGGAGCTCGGTGACTTGCGCGACCTGCTCAGCGACGTTTGCGAGTTGATGGAGACGCGGGCGAGGGAAAATGGTGTGCAATTGCTGTGGCACAGGCCTGCCGATGCGATCCGGGTTGAATTCGACAGCGAAGCGCTCCATCGGGCTGTGCTCAACGTCGTAACGAATGCAATTGACGCAGTCGCTGAGCTGGCAAAGTCCGAAGAGGAGGAGCAAACGATGCCGGATGGCATTTCCGGGGAGGAACCCCAAGCCACTGGGGAGCGGGAGGCAAGCCAATATCGCGTCGACATCTCCGTCCATTTGCAAGCCAAAAGCAATTTGGTGCAAGTCATCGTGCGCGATACGGGGCCCGGGATTAGCCCAGAGGATCAACGCCGTATTTTCGCACCCTTCGAATCCAACAAAGGGGCTCGTGGTACCGGCCTGGGGTTGCCGGTCAGCCGCAAGGTCTTGCGCGAACATGGTGGAGATATCTCGATTTCCAGTCAGGCAGGGCGGGGGACCGAGTTCACCCTTTCTTGGCCCGCTTCGCAGACGCAGAATCTGGGCCAGACCATTGAGCAGATCGTCCCAGACGATTCCCCCTAG
- a CDS encoding N-acetyltransferase has translation MSNTYEVRRVGGNRSDQKQFMRLLWDIYKNDPHWVPPLLQNQKELVGFAKHPFYEQNRGANFLLLKNGAAVGRVTAMVNVGHNQRFEEKRGFLGFFECIDDHDGARRLLTEACQYLASEGMTDVRGPANPSLNYEVGMLVEGFDSKPTFMMTYNPPYYERLWTDFGFEQTQDLFAYTAHISIIADLDPKMAFVIKEIKRRFNVVVRPFNLKKFREEVGLFLDIYNKSLVGTWGFVPLSDAEVEHQAKGLKHLLVPELTTVIEVDGKPIGAGLGLLDFNPVIQKIGGRLFPFGFLRLLASKRKLDRVRLMSTNILPEYQKWGFGLLALERMLPDALKMGIQYGEFSWVLESNHLSRATLERSGLKCDKTFRLYDRSLAEFV, from the coding sequence ATGTCCAATACATACGAAGTGCGCCGCGTGGGCGGCAACCGGTCTGACCAGAAGCAATTTATGCGACTTTTGTGGGATATTTACAAAAACGATCCCCATTGGGTTCCGCCACTGCTGCAGAACCAAAAGGAGTTGGTTGGTTTCGCGAAGCATCCGTTTTACGAGCAAAACCGTGGAGCCAACTTTCTGCTGCTCAAAAATGGGGCTGCGGTGGGGCGGGTTACTGCCATGGTTAACGTGGGGCACAATCAGCGTTTTGAAGAAAAACGGGGATTTCTAGGATTCTTCGAATGCATTGACGATCATGATGGAGCGCGTCGCCTGCTCACCGAAGCGTGTCAGTACTTGGCATCGGAAGGGATGACGGATGTCCGTGGCCCGGCCAATCCAAGCTTGAACTACGAAGTTGGCATGTTGGTGGAAGGCTTTGATTCAAAGCCAACATTTATGATGACCTACAATCCTCCCTACTATGAGCGACTGTGGACTGACTTCGGATTCGAGCAGACTCAAGACCTCTTTGCGTATACGGCCCATATTTCGATCATTGCCGACTTGGATCCCAAAATGGCGTTTGTCATCAAGGAGATTAAGCGGCGGTTTAACGTGGTGGTTCGCCCATTCAACTTGAAGAAGTTTCGAGAAGAGGTGGGGCTGTTTCTAGATATCTACAACAAATCCCTGGTGGGTACCTGGGGCTTCGTGCCTCTGTCCGATGCGGAAGTGGAGCACCAGGCAAAGGGGCTGAAGCATCTTCTCGTCCCTGAATTGACGACGGTGATCGAAGTGGATGGAAAACCGATCGGAGCGGGGCTTGGCCTGCTCGACTTTAATCCTGTGATTCAGAAAATTGGCGGCAGATTATTTCCTTTTGGATTCCTGCGATTGCTGGCCAGCAAACGCAAGCTTGACCGCGTCCGGTTGATGAGCACGAACATTTTGCCGGAGTATCAAAAATGGGGCTTTGGCTTGCTCGCCCTGGAGCGAATGCTACCTGACGCGCTCAAAATGGGAATTCAGTATGGCGAATTCTCTTGGGTTTTGGAATCGAATCACTTATCGCGGGCAACCCTGGAGCGGAGCGGCCTGAAATGCGATAAGACCTTCCGACTTTACGATCGAAGCTTGGCTGAGTTTGTCTAG
- the floA gene encoding flotillin-like protein FloA (flotillin-like protein involved in membrane lipid rafts) — protein sequence MDTAILLAQNQNTDPQSVIIIVVALAIIVVIMGVLAVMANFFWLWAQSFTTGAGIGLRDLIGMWFRRVDSRMIVRSKIMAVQAGLGMNEITSQALEAHYLAGGNVSLVIRALIAARKSKIITLGFREATAIDLAGRDVLEAVQTSVYPKVIDCPPKGAARLSLDAVARDGIQLKVKARVTVRANLEQLIGGAGEETIVARVGEGIVSTIGSADDHKVVLENPDMISKSVLAKRLDSQTAFEIVSIDIADIDVGENIGARLQADRAEADMRVARAKAESRRAAAVAAEQEMMANIEESRAKLVEAEADVPHAMAAAFADGLLTVMDYYRLMNVDADTKMRSSIADVGERDKPVIQSVN from the coding sequence ATGGATACTGCCATACTGCTGGCTCAGAATCAAAATACGGACCCTCAATCGGTGATCATAATCGTGGTCGCACTGGCCATCATCGTGGTGATCATGGGGGTGCTTGCCGTCATGGCCAATTTCTTCTGGTTGTGGGCGCAGTCCTTCACCACGGGGGCCGGTATTGGCTTGCGCGACTTGATTGGCATGTGGTTTCGCCGGGTCGACTCGCGGATGATCGTCCGTAGTAAGATCATGGCCGTCCAGGCCGGGTTGGGGATGAACGAAATTACCAGCCAGGCCTTGGAAGCGCACTATTTGGCCGGGGGAAATGTCTCACTGGTTATCCGCGCTTTAATTGCCGCGCGCAAATCTAAAATCATCACGCTGGGGTTTCGGGAAGCGACGGCCATCGACTTGGCTGGACGCGACGTCCTGGAGGCTGTGCAGACGAGTGTCTATCCGAAGGTTATTGATTGCCCTCCCAAGGGAGCGGCACGCTTGTCCCTCGATGCGGTTGCTCGGGATGGTATTCAGTTGAAAGTCAAAGCTCGTGTCACGGTTCGGGCTAACTTGGAACAGTTGATTGGCGGAGCTGGCGAAGAGACCATCGTGGCCCGCGTTGGGGAAGGTATTGTGAGTACCATCGGATCAGCCGATGACCACAAAGTGGTTTTGGAAAATCCCGACATGATCTCCAAGTCGGTGCTGGCCAAACGATTGGATTCTCAGACTGCGTTTGAGATCGTTTCGATCGATATCGCGGATATCGATGTCGGAGAAAACATCGGTGCCCGGCTGCAAGCCGATCGAGCGGAAGCCGACATGCGGGTGGCACGTGCGAAGGCGGAAAGCCGTCGAGCGGCAGCGGTGGCGGCCGAGCAAGAGATGATGGCCAATATCGAAGAGAGCCGTGCCAAGCTGGTGGAGGCGGAAGCCGATGTGCCTCACGCAATGGCCGCTGCGTTTGCCGATGGCCTGTTGACGGTAATGGACTACTACCGGCTGATGAATGTGGATGCTGATACCAAGATGCGCTCAAGCATTGCCGATGTTGGCGAGCGGGATAAACCTGTCATTCAGTCGGTGAACTAG
- a CDS encoding PPK2 family polyphosphate kinase has translation MAKKHRFDSDKFVVEYEKKLSLSRRPTQAGQELDSKTEGREALAVDVTALKAAQELLYASNSHSLLIILQGMDAAGKDSTIEHVMGAVNPQGCRVYSFKAPSATELQHHFLSRPVRCMPARGMISIFNRSYYEEVVVVRVHPKFLEPQRLPGLDTENPKSIERLWRQRYQEINAFEKTLADNGTLILKFFLHVSLEEQRERFLERLNNPEKYWKFNAGDLAERKLWPKYHQAFEDALKATSTKWAPWYVIPADDKWYSRAAIADIVAAKLEGLKLKFPNVDEAEVANFAAYAQQLREE, from the coding sequence ATGGCAAAGAAGCATCGGTTTGACAGTGACAAGTTCGTCGTCGAATACGAGAAGAAGCTAAGCCTGTCTAGGCGGCCCACGCAAGCTGGACAGGAACTCGATAGCAAGACCGAAGGACGCGAGGCCCTGGCCGTTGACGTCACCGCGCTTAAGGCTGCCCAGGAATTGCTCTACGCCAGCAACTCGCATTCGTTGCTGATTATCCTGCAGGGCATGGATGCAGCCGGCAAGGATAGCACGATCGAACATGTCATGGGCGCGGTAAATCCCCAGGGCTGTCGGGTCTATTCCTTCAAGGCCCCCAGTGCAACCGAGTTGCAACACCATTTTCTAAGTCGGCCGGTGCGCTGCATGCCAGCTCGCGGAATGATTAGTATCTTCAACCGCTCCTATTACGAAGAAGTTGTGGTCGTCCGCGTCCATCCAAAGTTTCTTGAGCCCCAGCGTCTGCCTGGGCTGGATACCGAGAATCCCAAGTCGATCGAACGGCTTTGGAGACAGCGATACCAAGAGATTAACGCCTTCGAAAAGACGCTCGCCGATAATGGCACGTTGATCCTCAAATTCTTTCTGCACGTATCGCTCGAAGAGCAACGGGAGCGATTTCTTGAACGGTTGAACAACCCGGAAAAGTACTGGAAGTTCAACGCGGGAGATTTAGCGGAACGCAAATTGTGGCCGAAGTACCATCAAGCATTTGAAGATGCTCTTAAGGCCACCAGCACGAAATGGGCCCCCTGGTATGTTATTCCCGCCGATGACAAATGGTATTCTAGGGCAGCCATCGCAGACATCGTGGCTGCTAAGCTTGAGGGGCTTAAATTGAAATTTCCGAATGTCGATGAGGCCGAAGTCGCGAATTTCGCAGCGTATGCTCAACAGTTGCGGGAAGAATAG
- a CDS encoding PVC-type heme-binding CxxCH protein, with amino-acid sequence MARNCIRTVVVYLLALVGWLAPGQSVAQVPFPEIYNSEPSTEEPISPEAALAALSLPDGFTASLFAAEPQVQNPIATCVDGRGRVWVAENYTYAERSQRFDLNLNDRVVVHEDVDGDGVADSRVVFTDSVQMLTGIVVGRGGVWLMCPPQLLFVPDANDDLLPDGVPQVVLDGFHVARENYHNFANGLSWGPDGWLYGRCGASCPGELGIPGCLDADRIPIRGGIWRYHPQRHLVEALTQGTTNPWGHDWNALGELFFINTVNGHLWHMIPGAHYVRPHTLDANPYSYELIDMHADHWHFDTGKSWTQSRDGAANDFGGGHAHIGMLIYQEETWPQEFQGDLFTINMHGRRWNREHLQPQGSGYVGVHAADMVFSDDPWFRGMDIKSLPDGNVLLIDWSDTGECHDSTGVHRTSGRIFKISHESPEGAQALGPRLEPLRSSDLLELARLQVEGSTWQSRRARERTAYLQTQASDSPAATEYLRQVLRDSGSASVEARLRALWGLQTLDAMDGSELRQLLGDDAPAIRVWAIRLLTDLWPLDTSLGERPARQDAEIEESMLEMLSDMARRETAAEVRLALASTLQRLPLERRAALASNLVRHVADAGDHNLPLMVWYGLMPLGDEHLGALLEVLRACEWPTTRRLIARRIAEQAETAPQVFEQLIALAAEKDSHFQADIVAGVGQGVAGRRQVTAPKSWQLLSKQLQGEAGPDLRSQVQNLNILFGDGRTIGELKSIVADRKADLALRKTALQTLVDARAEGIVELTLGLLNERFLNSVAAQALARETSDEVGDALVKAYGRFHPSERSGLISILSSRPAWSHALLEAVADGAVDRTEISPFQARQIAGHGDPALDAQLLQVWGQVRVSSAEKQQLIAQLKQQLTNKVLAEGDKQAGRALFEKSCIACHQLFGAGGQIGPDLTGAQRSNLDFLLENIIDPSAVVTTEFRATLLMLEDGRVLTGLLTNQSENSLTLATQEQVFTIPTEDVIERKKSNASTMPEGLLSQLSPTQIRDLFAYLQSKMQVPLQP; translated from the coding sequence ATGGCAAGAAATTGCATTCGGACAGTGGTGGTGTACTTACTTGCCCTCGTTGGTTGGCTGGCCCCGGGGCAGTCCGTCGCTCAGGTACCGTTTCCAGAAATCTACAATAGCGAACCCTCGACGGAAGAGCCCATTTCGCCAGAGGCAGCACTCGCAGCACTGAGCTTGCCTGACGGTTTCACGGCCTCTCTATTTGCCGCCGAGCCCCAAGTGCAAAATCCGATCGCAACCTGTGTCGACGGCAGGGGGCGCGTGTGGGTTGCCGAGAATTACACCTATGCAGAACGCTCGCAACGTTTCGACTTGAACCTCAATGATCGCGTGGTTGTTCACGAAGATGTTGACGGAGACGGTGTCGCAGACTCACGCGTGGTGTTCACCGACTCCGTTCAAATGTTGACCGGGATTGTGGTCGGGCGAGGGGGCGTGTGGTTGATGTGTCCGCCTCAATTGCTGTTTGTTCCAGATGCAAATGACGATTTGCTGCCTGATGGCGTTCCACAGGTTGTCTTGGATGGTTTCCACGTGGCGCGGGAAAATTATCACAATTTCGCGAACGGCCTAAGCTGGGGACCAGATGGTTGGCTCTACGGCAGGTGTGGTGCCTCGTGTCCTGGAGAGTTGGGAATCCCGGGTTGCCTGGATGCCGATCGGATTCCCATTCGCGGCGGGATTTGGCGTTACCATCCGCAGCGGCATCTGGTTGAGGCGCTAACGCAGGGGACGACGAATCCATGGGGGCACGATTGGAATGCGCTCGGAGAGCTGTTTTTCATCAATACGGTGAATGGACATCTGTGGCACATGATTCCCGGAGCTCACTATGTCCGACCACACACTTTGGATGCCAATCCCTATAGCTATGAATTGATCGATATGCATGCGGATCATTGGCATTTCGACACTGGCAAGAGTTGGACACAGTCGCGGGATGGAGCGGCCAATGATTTTGGTGGAGGGCATGCGCATATTGGTATGTTGATCTATCAAGAGGAGACGTGGCCCCAGGAGTTTCAAGGAGACTTGTTCACGATCAACATGCATGGCAGGCGATGGAATCGCGAGCATTTGCAGCCACAAGGTTCAGGCTATGTGGGAGTCCACGCGGCGGATATGGTTTTTTCAGACGATCCATGGTTTCGTGGTATGGATATCAAATCGTTACCCGATGGCAACGTCTTGCTGATTGATTGGAGCGATACAGGAGAGTGCCACGATTCGACCGGTGTCCATCGCACTAGTGGTCGCATCTTCAAGATCTCGCATGAATCGCCGGAGGGTGCCCAGGCTCTGGGACCCCGGCTAGAGCCACTGCGTTCGAGTGACTTGCTGGAGCTTGCTCGTTTACAAGTCGAAGGCTCCACCTGGCAATCGAGGCGCGCACGCGAGCGGACGGCGTACCTCCAGACTCAAGCCAGCGATAGTCCTGCAGCTACGGAATATCTACGGCAGGTGCTTCGCGATTCAGGTTCCGCTTCTGTTGAGGCTCGCCTACGGGCGTTGTGGGGACTGCAGACTCTCGACGCGATGGATGGCAGCGAGTTGAGACAATTGCTCGGAGATGATGCTCCTGCAATCCGAGTATGGGCAATTCGCTTGCTCACCGATTTGTGGCCACTGGACACTAGCTTGGGGGAACGCCCAGCTCGCCAGGATGCTGAGATTGAGGAGAGTATGTTGGAAATGCTGTCCGATATGGCTCGTCGGGAAACAGCCGCGGAAGTGCGTTTGGCGTTGGCGAGTACTCTCCAGCGACTGCCTCTGGAGCGACGAGCCGCGTTGGCCAGCAACTTGGTTCGGCACGTCGCGGATGCAGGGGATCACAACCTGCCATTGATGGTGTGGTACGGTTTGATGCCGCTGGGGGACGAGCATTTGGGGGCGTTGCTTGAGGTCCTCCGAGCATGCGAGTGGCCCACTACCAGACGGTTGATCGCTCGACGGATTGCTGAGCAAGCGGAGACGGCACCTCAGGTCTTCGAGCAATTGATCGCGTTGGCGGCGGAGAAGGACAGTCATTTTCAGGCTGATATCGTGGCCGGAGTTGGCCAAGGAGTGGCTGGGCGTCGCCAAGTGACGGCACCCAAGTCGTGGCAACTGCTCAGCAAGCAGTTGCAAGGTGAGGCTGGTCCGGATCTTCGATCGCAGGTTCAGAATCTGAACATTCTGTTTGGGGATGGCCGGACCATCGGAGAGTTGAAGTCGATTGTTGCGGATAGAAAGGCGGACTTGGCTCTTCGAAAGACAGCGTTGCAAACGCTCGTCGATGCACGGGCGGAGGGCATTGTGGAACTGACCCTCGGTCTACTGAATGAGAGATTCTTAAACTCGGTTGCTGCTCAAGCGTTGGCGCGGGAGACCTCTGACGAAGTGGGGGACGCGTTGGTGAAAGCCTATGGTCGCTTTCATCCCTCGGAACGATCTGGGCTGATCTCAATTTTATCGTCACGGCCAGCTTGGAGTCATGCACTGCTCGAAGCGGTCGCTGATGGTGCAGTCGATCGCACGGAAATCTCTCCCTTCCAAGCTCGGCAGATCGCCGGACATGGTGACCCCGCACTGGATGCACAGTTGCTGCAAGTGTGGGGGCAGGTGCGGGTGAGTTCTGCCGAGAAACAGCAGTTGATAGCCCAGCTGAAGCAGCAGCTTACCAACAAGGTTTTAGCCGAAGGAGACAAGCAAGCTGGGCGGGCTTTGTTTGAAAAGTCATGCATTGCCTGCCATCAGTTGTTTGGGGCAGGGGGGCAGATTGGTCCCGATTTGACGGGAGCCCAGCGTAGCAACCTCGATTTTCTACTTGAGAATATCATTGATCCCAGCGCCGTGGTCACCACTGAATTTCGTGCAACCCTGCTGATGCTCGAAGATGGTCGCGTGCTGACGGGGTTGCTAACCAATCAGTCGGAAAACAGCTTGACGCTAGCCACCCAAGAGCAGGTCTTCACGATTCCCACGGAAGATGTGATCGAACGCAAAAAATCGAATGCATCGACGATGCCAGAAGGGCTGCTGTCGCAATTATCCCCTACGCAAATCCGCGATCTCTTTGCCTATTTGCAAAGCAAGATGCAAGTCCCGCTTCAGCCGTAG